The Stratiformator vulcanicus genome has a segment encoding these proteins:
- a CDS encoding ATP-binding cassette domain-containing protein encodes MFELRQVSKSYGSVQALHPLDFVLEKGKTTVLIGPSGCGKSTLLRLLVGLILPDAGEMRFEGEPIRRSDWQQIRRRIGYVIQEGGLFPHLTAQQNVELMAGYLGKNDSEMRSRINELAAMTRLAEEAIEKYPSQLSGGQRQRVSLMRALMLDPDVLLLDEPLGALDPMVRAELQRDLREIFRSLGKTVVIVTHDLAEAEYFADRIVLLRDGRIEQSGPAKELTGTPANEFVREFVSAQRAVHSNEPQGANS; translated from the coding sequence GTGTTTGAACTGCGGCAGGTGTCGAAGAGCTACGGCAGCGTTCAGGCGCTGCACCCGCTCGACTTTGTCCTCGAGAAGGGCAAGACGACGGTTCTCATCGGGCCGAGCGGCTGCGGGAAGTCGACCTTGCTGCGACTGCTGGTCGGCCTGATCTTGCCCGATGCCGGAGAAATGCGATTCGAAGGCGAACCGATTCGACGCTCTGATTGGCAGCAGATCCGTCGCCGGATTGGTTACGTCATTCAGGAAGGCGGCCTGTTCCCCCATCTGACCGCTCAGCAAAACGTCGAGCTGATGGCCGGCTACCTCGGCAAAAACGATTCGGAGATGCGGTCGCGAATCAACGAGCTGGCCGCGATGACGCGGTTGGCCGAAGAGGCGATCGAAAAGTACCCCTCGCAATTGTCCGGCGGCCAACGCCAGCGCGTGAGCCTGATGCGAGCCCTGATGCTCGATCCCGATGTGTTGCTGCTTGACGAGCCGCTCGGAGCGCTCGACCCGATGGTGCGTGCCGAGCTGCAGCGAGATTTGCGTGAAATCTTTCGGTCACTCGGCAAAACGGTCGTGATCGTGACGCACGATCTGGCCGAAGCGGAATATTTCGCCGACCGGATCGTTCTGCTCAGAGACGGCCGCATCGAACAGAGCGGACCTGCGAAAGAGCTGACCGGCACGCCGGCCAACGAGTTCGTGCGTGAGTTCGTCTCCGCCCAACGAGCCGTCCACTCGAACGAACCGCAGGGGGCGAACTCGTGA